Proteins encoded together in one Micromonospora auratinigra window:
- a CDS encoding immune inhibitor A domain-containing protein, whose product MNTFPQSGSRRRLLVALPAIALAAASLTVTGSAAAQQSGGSPTIGADEFYVNYAEPEVQPDTAGKEVKGKDGVFTTAADEARAYDRKFAGGNPVAARELAKAEAKAIKTGKSPRQIKQAKGTQTAKLLTLLVEFNDQANDDFTDVYVPKTVFEDRSCVLGTVQNGPKHNTIPNPATLPHEDNNSMWVPDFSPAHYDKMLYTKEGITDRVRTDLTGPDGKPGIDLTGRTMHNMYLEMSKGAYTVDGQASPWITVPHSEGWYAASRCFKDENGNWVAGRQQSMNGHPDNPLGAGRLATDAIDALAEMDPNFPWADYDIEDQSDRDGDGNVNEPDGVIDHLVLVHANQGKSRGGGDVGVYSVWAHSSAVAGGYTIPGTNLKVSNYIVQPEDAGVGVFAHEFGHDLGLPDLYDTSGNADSDVDFWDLMASGSHSGEIFQALPTHMGLWDKWVLGWADPLEIRPGDDARAVQLGQTSRTPVGTKDGIKVNLPDKVITLAQPHSGANMWYSGADQDWADVKLSRTVTVPNAADAKFWMWNNYVIEADWDYGFVEVSTDGGATWTERKVYDATGKLVSTNDGYADPNGRMGDYGNKKYGLTGSSAGWRHDYVDLSAYAGQTVQVRLRYATDAAFAERGWFADDFSVTGGGATTWSDDVESGAAGWTQTGGSFTDTTGAGWHIDAGTQVKAQYYLAEWRNFDGFDKGLKYTYDTVYSHEAWKVDRVAYNAPGMLVWYRDTVLGDVNHVTAQMTSLPSYGAKGGLLIVDSHNDPLRRAGEAAVKDPSVLDNLPSRPQSSNAAFSLNPTYPFKECLEAADEPYSEYCTSFGAQAPVAGFTDAKGWYPGIEIRNGAAYARDNDASVVIPSRGNAKYSTRVTNPDGSPATAYYGATLGGGAIVLGTGNPGDAGLAYGVSIVIKRAAKDNSYATVYVTSATP is encoded by the coding sequence ATGAACACCTTTCCGCAATCCGGGTCACGCCGACGACTACTCGTCGCGCTGCCCGCCATCGCCCTCGCCGCCGCGTCGCTGACCGTGACCGGCAGCGCTGCGGCCCAGCAGTCCGGGGGCAGCCCGACCATCGGGGCCGACGAGTTCTACGTCAACTACGCCGAGCCGGAGGTCCAGCCGGACACGGCCGGCAAGGAGGTCAAGGGCAAGGACGGGGTCTTCACCACCGCCGCCGACGAGGCCCGGGCCTACGACCGCAAGTTCGCCGGGGGCAACCCGGTGGCCGCGCGGGAGTTGGCGAAGGCCGAGGCGAAGGCGATCAAGACCGGCAAGAGTCCGCGCCAGATCAAGCAGGCCAAGGGCACCCAGACCGCCAAGCTGCTCACCCTGCTGGTGGAGTTCAACGACCAGGCCAACGACGACTTCACCGACGTCTACGTGCCGAAGACGGTCTTCGAGGACCGGAGCTGTGTCCTCGGCACCGTGCAGAACGGCCCGAAGCACAACACCATCCCGAATCCGGCCACCCTGCCGCACGAGGACAACAACTCGATGTGGGTGCCGGACTTCTCGCCCGCGCACTACGACAAGATGCTCTACACCAAGGAGGGCATCACCGACCGGGTCCGCACCGACCTGACCGGGCCGGACGGCAAGCCGGGCATCGACCTCACCGGCCGCACGATGCACAACATGTACCTGGAGATGTCGAAGGGCGCGTACACGGTGGACGGGCAGGCCAGCCCGTGGATCACCGTGCCGCACTCCGAGGGCTGGTACGCGGCATCGCGCTGCTTCAAGGACGAGAACGGCAACTGGGTCGCCGGCCGCCAGCAGTCGATGAACGGTCACCCGGACAACCCGCTCGGCGCGGGCCGGCTGGCCACGGACGCGATCGACGCGCTGGCCGAGATGGACCCGAACTTCCCCTGGGCCGACTACGACATCGAGGACCAGAGCGACCGCGACGGTGACGGCAACGTCAACGAGCCGGACGGCGTGATCGACCACCTGGTGCTCGTGCACGCCAACCAGGGCAAGTCGCGCGGTGGCGGCGATGTGGGCGTCTACTCCGTCTGGGCGCACTCCTCGGCGGTGGCCGGCGGCTACACCATCCCCGGCACCAACCTGAAGGTGTCGAACTACATCGTGCAGCCGGAGGACGCCGGGGTCGGTGTCTTCGCCCACGAGTTCGGCCACGACCTCGGCCTGCCGGACCTCTATGACACCTCCGGCAACGCCGACTCGGACGTCGACTTCTGGGACCTGATGGCCTCGGGGTCGCACTCGGGTGAGATCTTCCAGGCGCTGCCGACCCACATGGGCCTCTGGGACAAGTGGGTGCTCGGCTGGGCCGACCCGCTGGAGATCAGGCCGGGTGACGACGCCCGCGCGGTGCAGCTCGGGCAGACCTCCCGGACGCCGGTGGGCACCAAGGACGGCATCAAGGTCAACCTGCCGGACAAGGTGATCACCCTGGCCCAGCCGCACAGCGGCGCGAACATGTGGTATTCCGGCGCCGACCAGGACTGGGCCGACGTCAAGCTGAGCCGGACGGTGACCGTCCCGAACGCCGCGGACGCGAAGTTCTGGATGTGGAACAACTACGTCATCGAGGCGGACTGGGACTACGGCTTCGTCGAGGTCTCCACCGACGGCGGCGCCACCTGGACCGAGCGGAAGGTCTACGACGCCACCGGCAAACTGGTCTCCACCAACGACGGCTACGCGGACCCGAACGGCCGGATGGGCGACTACGGCAACAAGAAGTACGGCCTGACCGGCAGCAGCGCCGGCTGGCGGCACGACTACGTCGACCTGTCGGCGTACGCCGGGCAGACCGTGCAGGTGCGGCTCCGTTACGCCACCGACGCGGCTTTCGCGGAGCGGGGCTGGTTCGCCGACGACTTCTCGGTCACCGGCGGCGGCGCGACCACCTGGAGCGACGACGTCGAGAGCGGCGCGGCCGGCTGGACCCAGACCGGTGGCAGCTTCACCGACACCACCGGGGCGGGCTGGCACATCGACGCCGGCACCCAGGTCAAGGCGCAGTACTACCTGGCCGAGTGGCGCAACTTCGACGGCTTCGACAAGGGCCTGAAGTACACCTACGACACGGTCTACTCGCACGAGGCCTGGAAGGTCGACCGGGTCGCGTACAACGCCCCCGGCATGCTGGTCTGGTACCGGGACACCGTGCTCGGCGACGTCAACCACGTCACCGCGCAGATGACCTCGCTGCCCAGCTACGGCGCCAAGGGCGGCCTGCTGATCGTCGACTCGCACAACGACCCGCTGCGCCGGGCCGGTGAGGCGGCAGTGAAGGACCCGTCGGTGCTGGACAACCTGCCCAGCCGTCCGCAGTCGTCCAACGCGGCCTTCTCGCTGAACCCGACGTACCCGTTCAAGGAGTGCCTGGAGGCGGCGGACGAGCCGTACAGCGAGTACTGCACCTCGTTCGGGGCGCAGGCGCCGGTGGCCGGCTTCACCGACGCCAAGGGCTGGTACCCGGGCATCGAGATCCGCAACGGCGCCGCGTACGCCCGGGACAACGACGCCTCCGTGGTGATCCCGTCGCGGGGCAACGCGAAGTACAGCACCCGGGTCACCAACCCGGACGGCTCGCCGGCGACGGCGTACTACGGGGCCACGCTGGGCGGCGGCGCGATCGTCCTCGGCACCGGCAACCCGGGTGACGCCGGGCTCGCGTACGGCGTCTCGATCGTCATCAAGCGGGCGGCCAAGGACAACTCGTACGCGACCGTGTACGTGACCTCGGCTACCCCGTGA